One region of Streptomyces sp. CG4 genomic DNA includes:
- a CDS encoding carbohydrate binding domain-containing protein yields MTRPRPVRALLAGLTTLAASAGLALGAGGTAHAATPLPTHVFAPYFEAYNGDSPAALSQASGAKYLTMAFLQADKKGSCTPYWNGDTNTPVSSSVFGADLTTIRSRGGDVIPSLGGYAADNGGTEIADSCTNVDSIAAAYEKIITTYDVSRLDMDVEDNSLTDSAGIDRRNQAIKKVQDWAAANGRSVQFSYTLPTTTTGLADSGLAVLRSAKSAGAKVDVVNIMTFDYYDGATHHMATDTETAATGLHDQLAELYPNLSDTQLWNMVGVTEMPGIDDYGAAETFTTADATSVYDWAVSKGVNTLSFWALQRDNGGCPGTGGSDHCSGIAQDTWYFTHAFAPFTGGTTTPPADDFSVSLSPATAAVDPGATATATVKTSVTSGGAQPVDLSVSGAPSGVTASLSPSSVTAGGTATLTVKTAASTAPGTYTLTVTGTAGSTRHGSALTLTVNGSGGTAVLANGGFETGSLTPWTCDTGASVVSSPVHGGSHALKTAPSASQTGRCAQTLTLKPNTSYTLSGWVQGPYAYLGVSGGATASSWTSSSSWSQLTVPFTTGSSGTVTVYVHGWYGQGAVYADDLTVS; encoded by the coding sequence ATGACACGTCCGAGACCCGTACGCGCCCTGCTCGCAGGCCTGACCACGCTGGCCGCCTCCGCCGGGCTCGCCCTGGGGGCCGGAGGCACCGCGCACGCGGCGACCCCGCTGCCCACGCATGTCTTCGCGCCCTACTTCGAGGCCTACAACGGCGACAGCCCCGCCGCGCTCTCCCAGGCCTCCGGCGCCAAGTATCTGACCATGGCCTTTCTGCAGGCCGACAAGAAGGGCTCCTGCACCCCGTACTGGAACGGCGACACCAACACGCCCGTCAGCTCCTCGGTCTTCGGCGCCGACCTCACCACCATCCGCTCGCGCGGCGGCGACGTGATCCCCTCCCTCGGCGGCTACGCGGCCGACAACGGCGGCACCGAGATCGCCGACAGCTGCACGAACGTGGATTCCATCGCCGCGGCCTACGAGAAGATCATCACGACCTACGACGTCTCCCGGCTCGACATGGACGTCGAGGACAACTCCCTCACCGACAGCGCCGGTATCGACCGCCGCAACCAGGCCATCAAGAAGGTTCAGGACTGGGCGGCCGCCAACGGCCGCTCGGTGCAGTTCTCGTACACCCTGCCGACCACGACGACCGGGCTCGCCGACAGCGGCCTCGCCGTGCTGCGCAGCGCGAAGAGCGCGGGTGCCAAGGTCGACGTCGTCAACATCATGACGTTCGACTACTACGACGGCGCCACCCACCACATGGCCACCGACACCGAGACGGCCGCGACCGGACTGCACGACCAACTGGCCGAGCTGTACCCCAACCTGTCGGACACCCAGCTGTGGAACATGGTCGGCGTCACCGAGATGCCTGGCATCGACGACTACGGCGCGGCGGAGACCTTCACCACCGCCGACGCGACGAGCGTGTACGACTGGGCGGTCTCCAAGGGTGTCAACACCCTCTCCTTCTGGGCCCTGCAGCGCGACAACGGCGGTTGCCCCGGCACCGGCGGGTCCGACCACTGCTCCGGTATCGCCCAGGACACCTGGTACTTCACCCACGCCTTCGCACCCTTCACCGGCGGTACGACGACCCCGCCGGCCGACGACTTCTCGGTGTCCCTGTCCCCCGCCACCGCCGCGGTCGACCCCGGCGCCACCGCGACGGCGACCGTGAAGACGTCCGTGACCTCCGGCGGCGCCCAGCCCGTCGATCTGTCGGTGAGCGGCGCGCCGAGCGGAGTCACCGCCTCGCTGAGCCCGTCCTCGGTCACCGCGGGCGGCACCGCCACGCTCACCGTGAAGACGGCCGCCTCAACAGCACCCGGCACCTACACCCTGACCGTCACCGGCACGGCGGGCTCGACCCGGCACGGCTCCGCGCTCACCCTGACGGTCAACGGATCCGGCGGCACGGCCGTCCTCGCCAACGGCGGCTTCGAGACCGGCTCGCTCACGCCGTGGACCTGCGACACCGGAGCCTCGGTCGTCTCCTCCCCCGTGCACGGCGGCTCCCACGCGCTGAAGACCGCGCCCTCCGCCTCGCAGACCGGCCGGTGCGCCCAGACCCTGACCCTGAAGCCCAACACCTCCTACACGCTGAGCGGTTGGGTGCAGGGTCCGTACGCCTACCTCGGCGTCAGCGGGGGCGCGACGGCCAGTTCCTGGACCTCGTCCTCGTCGTGGTCACAGCTCACGGTGCCCTTCACGACCGGCTCCTCGGGCACGGTCACGGTGTATGTGCACGGCTGGTACGGCCAGGGAGCGGTGTACGCCGACGACCTGACCGTGAGCTGA
- a CDS encoding maleylpyruvate isomerase N-terminal domain-containing protein codes for MKTEDTRDAGDAGGPARAVRAAYEAASAVVAGLGDEESWLPTGCTGWAVRDLVFHCLTDAQRALVALHTPSPEPTDRDAVSYWQDWAPNTVGAANGRRWVRVNASMFLDFGQLQGLYLETLAAAAHAAEAADPAQHVGTQGHVLTAGDLLTTLAVEATVHHLDLTVALPLAPGPAPEGLAAVRATLDGLLGRPALPEWGDAHYARVGTGRAPLTEAERAALGPAADRFPAFG; via the coding sequence ATGAAGACAGAGGACACACGGGACGCAGGGGACGCAGGCGGCCCGGCGCGGGCGGTCCGCGCGGCGTACGAGGCGGCCTCGGCGGTCGTCGCGGGCCTGGGTGACGAGGAGTCATGGCTGCCGACAGGCTGTACGGGTTGGGCGGTCCGTGACCTCGTCTTCCACTGTCTGACCGACGCCCAGCGCGCTCTGGTGGCTCTGCACACGCCGTCACCGGAGCCGACGGACCGGGACGCGGTGTCGTACTGGCAGGACTGGGCGCCGAACACCGTCGGGGCGGCGAACGGCCGGCGCTGGGTGCGGGTGAACGCGAGCATGTTCCTCGACTTCGGCCAGTTGCAGGGCCTGTACCTGGAGACGCTGGCGGCGGCCGCGCACGCGGCGGAGGCCGCCGATCCCGCACAGCACGTCGGCACCCAGGGGCATGTGCTGACGGCGGGGGATCTGCTGACCACCCTCGCGGTGGAGGCGACCGTGCACCACCTGGACCTGACCGTCGCCCTCCCGCTCGCCCCGGGACCCGCGCCCGAGGGACTGGCCGCGGTGCGGGCCACGCTGGACGGTCTGCTCGGCCGGCCCGCGCTCCCGGAGTGGGGCGACGCGCACTATGCGCGTGTGGGCACCGGCCGGGCCCCGCTCACCGAGGCCGAACGGGCCGCGCTGGGCCCGGCGGCGGACCGTTTCCCGGCGTTCGGCTGA
- a CDS encoding MarR family transcriptional regulator, producing the protein MSTATDELTRVIVGLFAAINRRYTQESEAAAATHDLTPLQAKALLAAEEPVPTRHIADRLSAEPSNVTVIIDRLETRGLVERSPDPGDRRVKRVAATTAGRTVAADLRARMPFAAEPLARLTTQQRETLRELLQLVLEA; encoded by the coding sequence ATGTCCACCGCAACGGATGAGCTCACCAGGGTGATCGTCGGCCTCTTCGCGGCCATCAACCGCCGCTACACCCAGGAGTCCGAGGCCGCCGCGGCAACCCACGACCTGACCCCGCTCCAGGCCAAGGCACTGCTAGCCGCCGAAGAGCCGGTCCCGACGCGCCACATCGCCGACCGGTTGAGCGCGGAGCCCTCCAACGTGACCGTGATCATCGACCGGCTGGAGACCCGCGGCCTCGTCGAGCGCAGCCCCGACCCGGGCGACCGCCGCGTCAAACGCGTCGCCGCCACCACGGCCGGCCGCACCGTCGCCGCCGACCTCCGCGCCCGCATGCCCTTCGCCGCCGAACCCCTGGCCCGGCTCACCACGCAGCAGCGCGAGACCTTGCGCGAGCTGTTGCAACTGGTTCTGGAGGCATGA
- a CDS encoding universal stress protein: MASRGTTDGARVGDVVVGVSDSLAGLAALRRGILEARRTGRTLVAVRAWEPPEGEAVYRRRPEPSWARLWAGEARQRLDRAFDLATGGPPADLRIVRRVVRGPAGPVLCAIASSPADLLVIGMARPRGLAAWLHIRPVHRHIPARAECEVLVVAGPRLLPREGRILRRGDLLERRARTSRLTP; encoded by the coding sequence ATGGCATCACGTGGAACGACAGATGGCGCGCGCGTCGGAGACGTGGTCGTCGGGGTGAGCGACTCTCTCGCCGGGTTGGCCGCGTTGCGCCGGGGCATCCTGGAGGCCCGCAGAACCGGCCGCACGCTGGTGGCCGTGCGGGCCTGGGAGCCACCGGAGGGCGAAGCCGTCTACCGGCGCCGGCCCGAGCCTTCGTGGGCCCGGCTGTGGGCCGGCGAGGCACGGCAACGGCTGGACCGGGCCTTCGACCTGGCGACCGGCGGGCCTCCGGCCGACTTGCGGATCGTACGGCGGGTCGTCCGAGGTCCGGCGGGGCCGGTGCTGTGTGCGATCGCGTCGTCTCCGGCCGACCTGCTGGTCATCGGCATGGCCAGACCCCGCGGTCTGGCGGCCTGGCTGCACATCCGGCCGGTGCACCGGCACATCCCGGCCCGGGCCGAGTGCGAGGTCCTGGTCGTGGCCGGTCCACGACTGCTGCCACGCGAGGGACGGATCCTGCGGCGCGGCGACCTCCTGGAACGGCGGGCCCGGACGTCGCGCTTGACGCCGTGA
- a CDS encoding SDR family oxidoreductase codes for MSEIEGKVVAITGASSGIGEATALLLAERGAKVVLGARRLERLQALAARIEKAGGQAAYARTDVKRRADLSGLVDLARDRYGKIDVLVGNAGIGLISPLDDLRVEDWEEMIDVNLKGVLYGIAAALPVFRQQGFGHFVNIVSTAGLRIVPSQTVYAATKNAVRTLSEGLRQEAGDSLRVTVVSPGLTRTELADSMAPEMKAQILDSMTKIAIPPDAIARAIAFTIEQPADVDVGDIVVRPTAQN; via the coding sequence GTGTCGGAAATCGAGGGCAAGGTCGTCGCGATCACGGGCGCCAGCAGCGGGATCGGCGAGGCGACGGCCCTTCTGCTCGCCGAGCGCGGCGCGAAGGTCGTACTCGGGGCCCGTCGGCTGGAACGACTTCAGGCGCTGGCCGCCCGCATCGAGAAGGCCGGCGGCCAAGCCGCCTACGCCCGCACGGACGTCAAGCGCCGCGCGGATCTGTCCGGCCTGGTCGACCTCGCCCGCGACCGGTACGGCAAGATCGACGTCCTGGTCGGCAACGCCGGGATCGGCCTCATCTCCCCGTTGGACGACCTGCGCGTCGAGGACTGGGAGGAGATGATCGACGTCAACCTCAAGGGCGTCCTGTACGGGATCGCCGCGGCGTTGCCCGTCTTCCGGCAGCAGGGCTTCGGACACTTCGTCAACATCGTCTCCACGGCGGGACTGCGCATCGTGCCGTCCCAGACGGTGTACGCCGCCACCAAGAACGCCGTACGCACCCTCTCCGAGGGCCTGCGCCAGGAAGCCGGCGACAGCCTGCGCGTGACGGTCGTCTCGCCTGGACTCACGCGCACGGAGCTCGCGGACTCCATGGCGCCGGAGATGAAGGCTCAGATCCTCGACAGCATGACCAAGATCGCGATCCCGCCGGACGCCATCGCCCGCGCCATCGCCTTCACCATCGAACAGCCGGCCGACGTCGACGTGGGCGACATCGTCGTACGCCCCACAGCGCAGAACTAG
- the fabV gene encoding enoyl-[acyl-carrier-protein] reductase FabV encodes MNQRVISPRNRGFLFLDSHPAGCRELVNAMWRDIPAPAAEPTGDGPVAVVIGSSAGYGLAATLAGLKRAGIRGVGVCFEKAPSTRRTATAGWYRTAATWDLARAAGRDMVFLNGDAFSDAMKNQVADLLQERFQGRVDYLVYSVADPRRTDPDTGATYASVLKPIGTAHRTKTLVFDEGGNPDVREVETEPALGDDIEQTVAVMGGTDWERWIDHLATRNMLADGFTTVALSYIGSPLTAAIYRQGTIGAAKAHLEATARDLDERLAQLVSGRAVTSVNGAAVTQSSTAVPGIALYTGLLRGVLGDSLVPPTDQLADLWDQLTGTTGLMLDSEGRVRLDRWELAGEVQQAVAERWDRATTDTIGGLADLDWFRGEVQRLYGFAVPGIDYTVPIETDTPWPHTA; translated from the coding sequence GTGAACCAGCGCGTGATCTCACCCCGAAACCGTGGCTTCCTCTTTCTCGACTCCCACCCGGCCGGCTGCCGCGAGCTGGTGAACGCCATGTGGCGCGACATACCGGCCCCCGCCGCAGAGCCCACAGGAGACGGGCCCGTTGCCGTGGTCATCGGCTCGTCGGCCGGGTACGGCCTGGCCGCCACGCTCGCCGGGCTCAAGCGCGCAGGCATCCGCGGTGTCGGCGTCTGCTTCGAAAAGGCGCCCAGTACGCGGCGCACGGCCACGGCCGGCTGGTACCGCACCGCCGCCACCTGGGACCTTGCCCGCGCCGCAGGCCGGGACATGGTCTTCCTCAACGGGGACGCCTTCTCCGACGCGATGAAGAACCAGGTCGCCGACCTGCTGCAGGAGCGCTTCCAAGGACGCGTGGACTACCTCGTCTACTCGGTCGCGGACCCCCGGCGCACCGATCCCGACACCGGCGCCACCTATGCCTCGGTCCTCAAGCCCATCGGCACGGCGCATCGCACCAAGACGCTCGTCTTCGACGAGGGCGGCAATCCCGATGTCCGCGAGGTCGAGACGGAACCTGCCCTGGGGGACGACATCGAACAGACTGTGGCGGTGATGGGCGGCACCGACTGGGAACGCTGGATCGACCACCTCGCCACACGGAACATGCTCGCCGACGGCTTCACCACCGTTGCCCTGTCCTACATCGGCTCACCTCTGACCGCCGCGATCTACCGCCAGGGCACCATCGGAGCGGCCAAGGCCCACCTGGAAGCCACCGCTCGTGACCTCGATGAACGCCTGGCCCAACTCGTCAGCGGACGTGCCGTGACCTCGGTCAACGGCGCCGCCGTCACCCAGTCCTCCACCGCTGTCCCCGGCATCGCCCTCTACACCGGACTGCTGCGCGGCGTGCTCGGCGACAGCCTCGTCCCGCCGACGGATCAGTTGGCCGATCTGTGGGACCAACTGACCGGCACCACCGGGCTGATGCTCGACAGCGAGGGCCGTGTCCGCCTCGACCGCTGGGAGCTCGCCGGCGAAGTGCAGCAGGCTGTCGCCGAACGCTGGGACAGGGCGACCACCGACACCATCGGCGGCCTTGCCGATCTCGACTGGTTCCGAGGCGAGGTGCAGCGCTTGTACGGCTTTGCCGTACCCGGCATCGACTACACCGTCCCGATCGAGACCGACACACCGTGGCCCCACACAGCCTGA
- a CDS encoding TetR/AcrR family transcriptional regulator produces MTAAVQVFHEQGVEKTTLGDIARAAEVPLGNVYYYFKTKDQLVDAAVHAHREQLDALTAQLDAFPDPAARLKALVAGWVDQRETAARFGCPFGTLATELDKRDDGLDQAAAKVMRALLAWVEAQFTQLGRADADALAVELVAAYQGMSVLTNTLRDPGLMTVQGERLQSWIDGIAGR; encoded by the coding sequence GTGACGGCGGCCGTCCAGGTCTTCCATGAGCAGGGCGTGGAGAAGACCACCCTCGGTGACATCGCCCGCGCGGCCGAGGTTCCGCTGGGCAACGTCTACTACTACTTCAAGACCAAGGACCAGCTCGTCGACGCCGCGGTGCACGCCCACCGCGAGCAACTCGACGCGCTGACTGCCCAGTTGGATGCCTTTCCGGATCCGGCGGCCCGACTGAAGGCGCTTGTCGCCGGCTGGGTCGACCAGCGCGAGACCGCGGCCCGCTTCGGCTGCCCCTTCGGCACCCTCGCCACCGAGCTCGACAAGCGGGACGACGGCCTGGATCAAGCCGCGGCGAAGGTCATGCGAGCTCTGCTCGCCTGGGTGGAGGCCCAGTTCACCCAGCTCGGCCGCGCCGACGCCGACGCCCTCGCCGTCGAACTCGTCGCCGCCTACCAGGGCATGTCCGTCCTCACCAACACCTTGCGCGACCCCGGCCTGATGACTGTCCAGGGCGAACGCCTCCAGTCCTGGATCGACGGGATCGCGGGACGATAG
- a CDS encoding helix-turn-helix domain-containing protein: MARDTGRPLRADAQRNRDKILAAAVRVFTEEGLDAHFERIAREAGVGTGTLYRNFPTRETLIEAAYRNEVARLCDAVPDLLATMPPREALRTWMGRFIDYATAKLGMAEALRAVVASGGDPYGHSRELIQTAITALMKAGTAVGALRSDIRPTDLFAALAGIALTSAHPEQRDQAERLLDLTLDGLTSTPPLPEN; this comes from the coding sequence ATGGCACGGGATACGGGACGCCCGCTGAGGGCAGACGCGCAACGCAACAGGGACAAGATCCTGGCTGCCGCGGTGCGAGTGTTCACCGAGGAAGGGCTGGACGCGCACTTCGAGCGCATCGCGCGGGAAGCGGGCGTGGGAACCGGCACCCTCTACCGCAACTTCCCGACCCGGGAGACGCTCATCGAGGCGGCGTACCGCAACGAGGTGGCCCGGCTGTGCGATGCCGTCCCCGATCTCCTGGCCACCATGCCACCGCGGGAGGCCCTCCGCACCTGGATGGGCCGCTTCATCGACTACGCCACCGCCAAACTGGGCATGGCCGAAGCCCTGCGCGCCGTCGTCGCCTCGGGAGGCGACCCCTACGGCCACAGCCGCGAGCTGATCCAGACCGCCATCACCGCCCTCATGAAAGCCGGCACCGCCGTCGGCGCCCTCCGCTCCGACATCCGCCCGACCGACCTGTTCGCCGCCCTCGCCGGTATCGCCCTCACTTCTGCACATCCAGAGCAACGCGACCAAGCGGAACGCCTTCTGGACCTCACGCTGGACGGACTGACATCCACGCCGCCGCTCCCCGAGAACTGA
- a CDS encoding beta-glucanase, producing the protein MPRIRTSVVCGVALVAAMCAAGATPAAVEQPRARRHPTAVRPASQRDGSLCKTDQQAVAAGIGGVHPTGPAARMAPSPTAGKSLVFDEEFTGPITFGSRWNGSTTSAYKYGNHNPGDDKLDWLTPSAITASGGTVTFTAKPGSNILENGKRSWDTGLLTTEGTTENFQARTGDYAEVRVQLPGAQGAWPAMWTWIDGDDEVDVFEYHPDKNELEVVNHVNYAYTFYTDPATIFPGAWIAVGAHYGATNDDWYLNGDLIYSDHTGVGSTWSANIVLNLSINAGFYHPAPSSNTPITFNANYVCVWR; encoded by the coding sequence GTGCCTCGGATCCGGACTTCGGTTGTGTGCGGAGTCGCCCTGGTCGCCGCGATGTGCGCGGCTGGAGCAACGCCCGCCGCGGTCGAGCAGCCACGCGCCCGGCGGCACCCGACGGCCGTGCGGCCGGCGTCCCAGCGCGACGGCAGCCTCTGCAAGACGGATCAGCAGGCCGTCGCCGCCGGCATCGGCGGCGTACACCCCACCGGCCCTGCCGCACGCATGGCCCCCTCGCCCACTGCGGGTAAATCCCTGGTTTTCGATGAGGAGTTCACCGGCCCCATCACCTTCGGCAGCCGCTGGAACGGCTCCACCACCAGCGCCTACAAGTACGGCAATCACAACCCCGGCGATGACAAACTCGACTGGCTGACTCCCTCCGCGATCACCGCGTCCGGTGGCACGGTCACCTTCACCGCCAAACCCGGCAGTAACATCCTGGAAAACGGCAAACGGTCGTGGGACACCGGATTGCTGACCACCGAAGGCACCACGGAGAACTTCCAAGCCCGTACAGGCGACTACGCCGAGGTCCGCGTCCAGCTGCCCGGTGCCCAAGGTGCCTGGCCCGCCATGTGGACCTGGATCGACGGGGACGACGAGGTGGACGTATTCGAGTACCACCCCGACAAGAACGAGCTGGAGGTCGTCAACCACGTCAACTACGCCTACACGTTCTACACCGACCCCGCGACCATCTTTCCAGGGGCGTGGATTGCCGTAGGCGCCCACTACGGCGCCACCAACGACGACTGGTATCTCAACGGCGACCTGATCTACTCCGACCACACCGGCGTCGGCAGCACCTGGTCGGCCAACATCGTCCTCAACCTCTCCATCAACGCCGGCTTCTACCATCCCGCACCCAGCAGCAACACCCCGATCACCTTCAACGCCAACTACGTATGCGTGTGGCGCTGA
- a CDS encoding cytochrome P450 yields the protein MPPPSATRVRTTVFSPRLAALMGTHTGQDVFRLEPDTIGVAGHEVADRILAARRATETERPTFKPLHGRSITRTEASTVTRTIGNDVREALAGPLPKDVDLAGSWPLTGHLFLRDLILGQDPYRLRMLMSRTLELTPKLTWSVIAIGAALPGWPRPSSRLTGLASRAAQATGYQERRYAMGMYRRAAAPVCFTVSTLVANALWLGAPFGDAPPHRNIILESLRLLPPSWNILRNASPEYPAIDDRIGERDDVLVLPLLSHRDPALWDDPDAFRPERWDDLDPETTPGYLPFGHSSERCWGRHMVMPLAELLLDLVRGSGLVVDPGQTTGKVPLLGLLGVADVRLTRPRRR from the coding sequence ATGCCGCCGCCCTCCGCCACGCGTGTGCGCACCACCGTGTTCTCCCCGCGGCTCGCCGCGCTCATGGGCACCCACACAGGACAGGACGTCTTCCGGCTGGAACCCGACACGATCGGAGTCGCGGGACACGAGGTCGCCGATCGCATCCTCGCCGCACGCCGGGCGACGGAGACCGAGCGGCCCACCTTCAAGCCGCTGCACGGGCGTTCCATCACACGCACCGAGGCGTCCACGGTCACCCGCACCATCGGCAACGACGTACGCGAGGCACTGGCCGGGCCGCTGCCCAAGGACGTGGACTTGGCCGGCTCCTGGCCGCTGACCGGGCATCTCTTCCTGCGCGACCTCATCCTCGGCCAGGACCCCTACCGGCTGCGCATGCTGATGAGCCGCACTCTCGAACTCACCCCGAAGCTCACCTGGTCCGTGATCGCAATCGGCGCCGCGCTGCCCGGCTGGCCCCGGCCGAGCAGCCGGCTCACCGGTCTCGCGAGCCGAGCCGCACAGGCCACCGGCTACCAGGAACGCCGGTACGCCATGGGCATGTACCGCAGGGCGGCCGCCCCCGTGTGCTTCACCGTCTCGACGCTGGTGGCCAACGCGCTCTGGCTCGGAGCGCCCTTCGGCGACGCCCCACCCCACCGCAACATCATCCTCGAGTCCCTGCGGCTGCTGCCGCCCTCGTGGAACATCCTGCGCAACGCCTCGCCCGAGTACCCGGCCATCGACGACCGGATCGGCGAGCGGGACGACGTCCTGGTGCTGCCACTGCTGTCCCACCGTGACCCGGCCCTGTGGGACGACCCGGACGCCTTCCGCCCGGAGCGCTGGGACGACCTCGACCCCGAGACGACTCCGGGCTATCTGCCCTTCGGCCACTCCTCCGAACGCTGCTGGGGCAGACACATGGTGATGCCGCTCGCCGAGCTGTTGCTGGACCTGGTCCGCGGCTCGGGACTCGTCGTCGACCCCGGTCAGACGACCGGCAAGGTCCCGCTCCTCGGCCTGCTCGGCGTGGCGGACGTACGGCTGACACGCCCTCGGCGACGGTAG
- a CDS encoding tryptorubin family RiPP precursor yields MKLLFAIRNKVAAAKSLKANAWYLWY; encoded by the coding sequence ATGAAGCTTCTCTTCGCCATCCGCAACAAGGTCGCGGCCGCCAAGAGCCTCAAGGCCAACGCCTGGTACCTCTGGTACTGA
- a CDS encoding SDR family oxidoreductase, with amino-acid sequence MIVVTGATGNVGRALVAELIEGGETVTAVARHIRTEDVPPGVRAVAADLGRPQALAPALEGAKALFLLVAGEDPAGILQQAAAAGVTKVVLLSSQGAGTRPEIYTHALRFEQALAESGLPITVLRSGGLASNALAWAEPIRRHRTAAAPFADVALPFVDPDDVAAVASAVLREDGHDGATYTLTGPEPTTPRQRAVAIAAVLGEPVAFVEQSREEALAQMVRFMPPAVAKGTLAVLGSPTQEEQTVGTDVERLLGRPAAAFSAWAARNVTAFR; translated from the coding sequence ATGATCGTTGTCACGGGCGCCACGGGGAACGTCGGACGGGCCCTGGTCGCCGAGTTGATCGAGGGCGGGGAGACGGTGACAGCCGTCGCCCGGCACATCAGGACGGAGGACGTGCCGCCGGGCGTGCGGGCAGTAGCTGCCGATCTCGGGCGGCCTCAGGCCCTCGCCCCCGCCCTGGAAGGCGCCAAGGCACTGTTCCTGCTGGTGGCCGGCGAGGATCCCGCCGGCATCCTGCAGCAAGCCGCCGCGGCCGGGGTCACCAAGGTCGTGCTGCTCTCCTCGCAGGGTGCGGGCACCCGGCCCGAGATATACACGCACGCGTTGCGCTTCGAGCAGGCCCTGGCCGAGTCGGGCCTCCCCATCACCGTCCTACGCTCGGGCGGGCTGGCCTCCAACGCGCTGGCCTGGGCGGAGCCGATCCGCCGGCACCGTACCGCGGCGGCGCCCTTCGCCGATGTGGCACTGCCGTTCGTCGACCCTGACGATGTCGCCGCGGTGGCGTCGGCCGTACTGCGTGAGGACGGACACGACGGCGCCACCTACACACTGACCGGCCCGGAGCCCACCACCCCTCGGCAGCGGGCCGTCGCCATCGCCGCGGTACTCGGCGAGCCGGTGGCGTTCGTGGAGCAGAGCCGCGAGGAGGCTCTGGCGCAGATGGTCCGGTTCATGCCGCCCGCCGTCGCCAAGGGCACGCTCGCGGTCCTCGGCTCACCCACCCAGGAGGAGCAGACGGTCGGCACGGACGTCGAGCGCCTGCTGGGCCGCCCCGCGGCCGCTTTCTCCGCGTGGGCGGCACGGAATGTGACGGCGTTCCGCTGA
- a CDS encoding RidA family protein, protein MTERRAILSGSTFEEQIGYARAVVDGDWVHVSGTTGFDYATMTISDDVVEQAEQCLWNIEAALTEAKCTFADVVRVRYLLPDRADFEPCWPVLRRCFGEVRPAATMLQCGLADPRMKIEIEVYARRTGG, encoded by the coding sequence ATGACAGAGCGACGTGCGATCCTCAGCGGCTCGACCTTCGAGGAACAGATCGGTTACGCCCGTGCCGTGGTCGACGGCGACTGGGTGCATGTGTCCGGGACCACCGGGTTCGACTACGCCACCATGACGATCTCGGACGACGTGGTGGAGCAGGCGGAGCAGTGCCTGTGGAACATCGAGGCCGCCCTCACCGAAGCGAAGTGCACCTTCGCCGATGTGGTGCGGGTGCGCTATCTGCTCCCGGACCGCGCGGACTTCGAGCCCTGCTGGCCGGTGCTGCGCCGTTGCTTCGGCGAGGTCCGTCCGGCCGCCACCATGCTGCAGTGCGGCCTGGCCGACCCTCGCATGAAGATCGAGATCGAGGTGTACGCCCGCCGCACCGGGGGCTGA